In Fundulus heteroclitus isolate FHET01 chromosome 17, MU-UCD_Fhet_4.1, whole genome shotgun sequence, the following are encoded in one genomic region:
- the LOC105916857 gene encoding spexin prohormone 1 isoform X2 gives MKGLRGITLIHLLTLLLLASFISHSWSVPKGSFQRRNWTPQAMLYLKGTQGRRFISEDRKEGDVYDTLHLDTRSQNTEKLSVDQAATVLLKFLQQAKEGADEAPDEVYFQELPVWKREYF, from the exons ATGAAg GGTTTGAGGGGCATCACGTTGATACACTTGCTCACCCTTTTGCTGCTTGCATCCTTCATCTCACACTCATGGAGTGTGCCAAAA GGCTCATTTCAACGAAGAAACTGGACCCCCCAGGCAATGTTGTACTTAAAAGGCACAC AGGGTCGTAGGTTCATCTCTGAGGACCGAAAAGAAGGAGATGTCTATGACACGCTACACTTAG atacCCGCAGTCAGAACACAGAGAAGCTTAGTGTTGATCAGGCAGCTACGGTGCTGCTCAAGTTCCTTCAGCAGGCCAAAGAAGGAG CTGATGAGGCTCCAGATGAAGTGTATTTCCAGGAGCTACCAGTGTGGAAGAGAGAATACTtctga
- the LOC105916857 gene encoding spexin prohormone 1 isoform X3 gives MKGLRGITLIHLLTLLLLASFISHSWSVPKGSFQRRNWTPQAMLYLKGTRISSDTLKQDTRSQNTEKLSVDQAATVLLKFLQQAKEGADEAPDEVYFQELPVWKREYF, from the exons ATGAAg GGTTTGAGGGGCATCACGTTGATACACTTGCTCACCCTTTTGCTGCTTGCATCCTTCATCTCACACTCATGGAGTGTGCCAAAA GGCTCATTTCAACGAAGAAACTGGACCCCCCAGGCAATGTTGTACTTAAAAGGCACAC ggaTTTCAAGTGACACCCTAAAACAAG atacCCGCAGTCAGAACACAGAGAAGCTTAGTGTTGATCAGGCAGCTACGGTGCTGCTCAAGTTCCTTCAGCAGGCCAAAGAAGGAG CTGATGAGGCTCCAGATGAAGTGTATTTCCAGGAGCTACCAGTGTGGAAGAGAGAATACTtctga
- the LOC105916857 gene encoding spexin prohormone 1 isoform X1: MKGLRGITLIHLLTLLLLASFISHSWSVPKGSFQRRNWTPQAMLYLKGTRISSDTLKQEGRRFISEDRKEGDVYDTLHLDTRSQNTEKLSVDQAATVLLKFLQQAKEGADEAPDEVYFQELPVWKREYF, from the exons ATGAAg GGTTTGAGGGGCATCACGTTGATACACTTGCTCACCCTTTTGCTGCTTGCATCCTTCATCTCACACTCATGGAGTGTGCCAAAA GGCTCATTTCAACGAAGAAACTGGACCCCCCAGGCAATGTTGTACTTAAAAGGCACAC ggaTTTCAAGTGACACCCTAAAACAAG AGGGTCGTAGGTTCATCTCTGAGGACCGAAAAGAAGGAGATGTCTATGACACGCTACACTTAG atacCCGCAGTCAGAACACAGAGAAGCTTAGTGTTGATCAGGCAGCTACGGTGCTGCTCAAGTTCCTTCAGCAGGCCAAAGAAGGAG CTGATGAGGCTCCAGATGAAGTGTATTTCCAGGAGCTACCAGTGTGGAAGAGAGAATACTtctga